The genome window CAAGTTAATGGAGAATTGAATATTAAGGATATAGTAAAAAGGTAATATTGGTGCAATTATAGGTAAAGAAAAGGACTAATTTGAAACATAATCAATAGATGGAGAGCATGTTTATGGTTTgccaaagaaaatatatatttcgaTGACAAACTATATAAATGTGAGCATCATTTATGGAACAATAACATGcgtttcaattcaatttcacaACTAACAtgaagatttcttttttttttttcaaatcaccaATTATAGCAAGACTATGAAATTCTTTTTACATTATTgaacatgaaaaaacattttcatcaCTGAATATTGGACAAGGATAAATATATTCTTGGGAATTTTGAGGAGGATAGTGAAACATATTCTTATTATTGTtgctgttattgttatttttatccttcGGTGCTGCCTGGTTCTGTTGCTTTAGTATCTCAACATGAATCCCCAGCTTTTCCATAATTTTCTGGGCAAGTTTTGGTGGATCGAAAGCTCCCCTGACAGTCACTTGAGAATTCTTCATATCTGGCTCCACACTTGAAACTCCTGACATAAAAAGATCATATACAAGATTATTATACAAAGAAATCGAGAGAAAAGATTAACCATAGCTTAAGATTCAATTGACTCCTcaacaatttaatataatatgtttctattttattaaataatcatGGATCGAGGAATCAAAGAACTAGCAAAGAAGATCATCTTTACTGAAAATACATATGGTAGATGGAAAGTATACTTACCTTCCATTCTCAATACTTTTTTCTTGATGCCATGAGCACAACCTTCACAATGCATATTCATTTTCAGCACCACTATCTTTACTTGAGGCTACATGATCCATATATCCAAGTCAATAACAAGtcgaaaatataaaattattaaatattaaattcagtataaattattatatgcGTGCGTGCTGCATCTTaccacttgttttttttctggcTCTTTTTTATCTTGAGCACTGGGTTTTAGTTTTGGAGATATGAGTTCAACATTTCTACTGTATTTTCCTTGAAGTCTCTCCAAAACTTTCGATGGATCAGCCTTCGGTCCCTTCACCATTACCTTGTTCTGTTTGCTATCCATCTTAACTTCTTCCACACCTGACCATTAAAGATTTGCCCACCAAGTCAAAATGGAGCgacaaagatgaaaagaaacaCACGAAGTTATAAGATTTTAATCAGTTACCTTCAAATCCTTTCAGGATATGTAAGATTTTATCAGCACATCCTTGGCAATGCATGTAAGCTTTCAGCACAATTTCTTTTCCCTTGTTCTctactttgttttcttctttgtgCTCCTCATGTGGCGTCACGACTGCCTCTCCATTCCTTTGCTGGCAGCCAGCTCCATTTTGTGCTGCATTACCATCTTTCCCCCCCTAAAATTAAGGTATGGTTCCATAAAAATAATCCATAtattcaaaacatgaaaaactatTATCTGAtgaacaaattaacaaaaagaagagGATCGAAGAGGGTACTCAATACCTTTCCCATTGCTTAATGATTATCTCTTGTAGGTCAAAAATACTGATGGTGGGAG of Populus trichocarpa isolate Nisqually-1 chromosome 16, P.trichocarpa_v4.1, whole genome shotgun sequence contains these proteins:
- the LOC7453716 gene encoding heavy metal-associated isoprenylated plant protein 8 — translated: MGKGGKDGNAAQNGAGCQQRNGEAVVTPHEEHKEENKVENKGKEIVLKAYMHCQGCADKILHILKGFEGVEEVKMDSKQNKVMVKGPKADPSKVLERLQGKYSRNVELISPKLKPSAQDKKEPEKKQVPQVKIVVLKMNMHCEGCAHGIKKKVLRMEGVSSVEPDMKNSQVTVRGAFDPPKLAQKIMEKLGIHVEILKQQNQAAPKDKNNNNSNNNKNMFHYPPQNSQEYIYPCPIFSDENVFSCSIM